The following are from one region of the Hyla sarda isolate aHylSar1 chromosome 6, aHylSar1.hap1, whole genome shotgun sequence genome:
- the TMEM43 gene encoding transmembrane protein 43 isoform X2, translating to MDSLLVYIGRAVQTAASLDEGLSVVVHIGNIQRVDPLNEAKLLHLTGPLETSKPLFDPNYGVSMHCVQLKRQVEMYQWVEYEESKEYEEGGEKKTETRYTYNTEWKSEVVSSRHFDREIAHRNPSAMAVESYTAVAVDVQVGNYYLSKGLINKVDNFKQLSLSQIKNPHADVITEGNYFYQSTDPKNPEVGDLRISFWYAGVSMGGPTFGSVDMVSIIARQRGGELVSYKTKSGDQLELLYMGSHTAEEMFLAEHQSNIMMTWALRAAGWLMMFLGVSLMTKIVHTLVDWFPIVRDLVNLGLKLFALCISASLTLLTIASGWLFYRPLMALLLSGAALGIILLARTRVPAKKYQ from the exons ATGGACTCATTACTTGTGTATATT GGTCGGGCAGTGCAGACGGCTGCTTCTCTAGATGAGGGACTTTCAGTTGTGGTTCATATAGGAAATATCCAACGTGTCGACCCACTAAATGAAGCAAAATTGTTGCACTTGACTGGTCCCCTGGAGACATCAAAG CCTCTTTTTGACCCAAACTATGGGGTTTCCATGCATTGCGTACAGCTGAAGCGCCAAGTGGAGATGTACCAGTGGGTGGAGTATGAAGAATCTAA GGAGTATGAAGAAGGTGGTGAGAAGAAGACAGAGACTAGATATACGTACA acacTGAATGGAAGTCAGAAGTTGTCAGCAGCCGACATTTTGACAGAGAGATTGCCCATCGGAACCCTAG TGCCATGGCAGTAGAGTCCTACACAGCAGTGGCTGTAGATGTTCAGGTTGGAAACTACTACTTATCTAAAG GGCTGATTAATAAGGTTGACAACTTTAAGCAGCTGAGTCTGTCTCAGATCAAGAATCCGCACGCTGATGTCATCACTGAAGGAAATTACTTTTATCAGAGCACAGATCCCAAAAATCCAGAG GTGGGGGATTTGCGAATTTCATTCTGGTACGCTGGCGTTTCTATGGGAGGCCCAACATTTGGATCAGTTGACATG GTGAGCATCATAGCCCGGCAGCGAGGAGGAGAACTGGTGTCTTACAAGACCAAATCTGGAGACCAACTGGAGCTTCTGTACATGGGGAGTCACACAGCAGAG gaaatgttccttGCAGAGCATCAGAGCAATATAATGATGACCTGGGCTCTGCGTGCTGCCGGCTGGCTGATGATGTTCTTAGGTGTAAGCCTGATGACAAAGATTGTCCACACTCTAG TGGACTGGTTTCCTATTGTCCGTGATCTTGTCAACCTGGGCCTCAAGCTGTTTGCCTTATGCATCTCTGCGTCTCTCACTCTGCTGACCATCGCATCAGGTTGGTTGTTCTATCGACCACTGATGGCCTTGCTGCTAAGTGGTGCTGCCCTTGGCATAATTCTTCTTGCTCGAACCCGTGTCCCTGCAAAGAAATACCAATAG
- the TMEM43 gene encoding transmembrane protein 43 isoform X1 yields the protein MAKQYADSTREHTKIKSEPTPGFLQRLSDTAGGMLVGLVAFTLSFYLLFTNEGRAVQTAASLDEGLSVVVHIGNIQRVDPLNEAKLLHLTGPLETSKPLFDPNYGVSMHCVQLKRQVEMYQWVEYEESKEYEEGGEKKTETRYTYNTEWKSEVVSSRHFDREIAHRNPSAMAVESYTAVAVDVQVGNYYLSKGLINKVDNFKQLSLSQIKNPHADVITEGNYFYQSTDPKNPEVGDLRISFWYAGVSMGGPTFGSVDMVSIIARQRGGELVSYKTKSGDQLELLYMGSHTAEEMFLAEHQSNIMMTWALRAAGWLMMFLGVSLMTKIVHTLVDWFPIVRDLVNLGLKLFALCISASLTLLTIASGWLFYRPLMALLLSGAALGIILLARTRVPAKKYQ from the exons ATGGCCAAACAG TATGCAGATTCCACCAGAGAACACACGAAGATTAAGAGTGAACCGACCCCAGGATTCCTGCAACGTCTCAGTGACACCGCCGGGGGGATGCTGGTTGGCCTTGTTGCTTTCACACTTTCATTCTATCTCCTGTTCACCAATGAG GGTCGGGCAGTGCAGACGGCTGCTTCTCTAGATGAGGGACTTTCAGTTGTGGTTCATATAGGAAATATCCAACGTGTCGACCCACTAAATGAAGCAAAATTGTTGCACTTGACTGGTCCCCTGGAGACATCAAAG CCTCTTTTTGACCCAAACTATGGGGTTTCCATGCATTGCGTACAGCTGAAGCGCCAAGTGGAGATGTACCAGTGGGTGGAGTATGAAGAATCTAA GGAGTATGAAGAAGGTGGTGAGAAGAAGACAGAGACTAGATATACGTACA acacTGAATGGAAGTCAGAAGTTGTCAGCAGCCGACATTTTGACAGAGAGATTGCCCATCGGAACCCTAG TGCCATGGCAGTAGAGTCCTACACAGCAGTGGCTGTAGATGTTCAGGTTGGAAACTACTACTTATCTAAAG GGCTGATTAATAAGGTTGACAACTTTAAGCAGCTGAGTCTGTCTCAGATCAAGAATCCGCACGCTGATGTCATCACTGAAGGAAATTACTTTTATCAGAGCACAGATCCCAAAAATCCAGAG GTGGGGGATTTGCGAATTTCATTCTGGTACGCTGGCGTTTCTATGGGAGGCCCAACATTTGGATCAGTTGACATG GTGAGCATCATAGCCCGGCAGCGAGGAGGAGAACTGGTGTCTTACAAGACCAAATCTGGAGACCAACTGGAGCTTCTGTACATGGGGAGTCACACAGCAGAG gaaatgttccttGCAGAGCATCAGAGCAATATAATGATGACCTGGGCTCTGCGTGCTGCCGGCTGGCTGATGATGTTCTTAGGTGTAAGCCTGATGACAAAGATTGTCCACACTCTAG TGGACTGGTTTCCTATTGTCCGTGATCTTGTCAACCTGGGCCTCAAGCTGTTTGCCTTATGCATCTCTGCGTCTCTCACTCTGCTGACCATCGCATCAGGTTGGTTGTTCTATCGACCACTGATGGCCTTGCTGCTAAGTGGTGCTGCCCTTGGCATAATTCTTCTTGCTCGAACCCGTGTCCCTGCAAAGAAATACCAATAG